A portion of the Acidisarcina polymorpha genome contains these proteins:
- a CDS encoding SPOR domain-containing protein: MRTAHMFEQEAFPGNEADFNLGLGSLIGIFFGLALVCGVFFGFGYMMGHRAPGAYVSSEPLYVPAKPLPVAPKPSAEISDQSGETSRVVIPTNSAASTAKTAPAEDSDASEPPHAFVPAAPPSTASMASARTIHNSAPGVAPEKDNQARSTAPGGGIMVQIAAVRNVPDAEALASALRKNGFTPAVRAESLDKLFHVQVGPFSSREEAKAMRQKLSSAGYNAFIK; this comes from the coding sequence ATGAGAACAGCCCACATGTTTGAGCAGGAGGCATTTCCCGGCAACGAAGCGGATTTCAACCTGGGTCTTGGCTCTCTTATCGGCATCTTCTTTGGCCTTGCCCTGGTCTGTGGGGTCTTCTTTGGATTCGGTTACATGATGGGCCATCGAGCTCCAGGAGCCTACGTATCGTCTGAGCCCCTCTACGTGCCAGCCAAGCCGCTGCCGGTCGCACCGAAGCCGTCAGCTGAGATTTCGGATCAATCCGGGGAAACGTCGCGGGTCGTCATCCCCACGAACTCAGCCGCCTCCACCGCAAAAACCGCGCCGGCTGAAGACTCCGATGCCTCCGAACCACCCCATGCGTTCGTTCCGGCAGCACCGCCCTCGACAGCCAGCATGGCCTCTGCCAGGACCATTCATAACTCCGCCCCTGGAGTGGCTCCCGAGAAAGACAACCAGGCCCGTTCCACGGCGCCCGGCGGCGGCATCATGGTGCAGATCGCCGCGGTTCGAAATGTCCCCGATGCCGAAGCCCTCGCCTCCGCATTGCGCAAGAACGGCTTCACTCCGGCTGTCCGCGCCGAGTCCCTGGACAAGCTTTTCCATGTCCAGGTAGGCCCCTTCAGCAGCCGGGAAGAAGCGAAGGCCATGCGTCAAAAACTCTCCAGCGCGGGATACAACGCCTTCATCAAATAA
- the dapF gene encoding diaminopimelate epimerase: MIQFVKAHACGNDFLIVEALAVEEVEHKATAVRLCARNTGVGADGVEYLKWTGPRSGRIRLFNADGSVAEISGNGTRCVAAWMAREAQAKVNEVFAIETDAGVRSCRVTGIDGNRYEMASDMGVPVVTERQVVLASGAVIHGAVVSMGNPHYVIFVRDDGFSIDGVGWASIGREICFHPDFPEQTNVEVVRTVSQGEIEIRIFERGVGPTTSSGTGTCAASAASIALRGLDSALSVTAPGGAQAVNWRGGSAEMTLTGPAELICIGEAF, translated from the coding sequence TTGATTCAATTTGTAAAGGCGCATGCTTGCGGGAATGACTTCCTGATTGTGGAGGCGCTGGCGGTTGAGGAAGTGGAGCACAAGGCGACTGCCGTGCGGTTGTGCGCCCGAAACACCGGTGTGGGAGCCGATGGGGTGGAGTACCTGAAGTGGACCGGACCGCGGTCCGGACGGATTCGACTGTTCAATGCAGATGGATCGGTGGCCGAGATCTCCGGCAATGGGACGCGCTGCGTGGCTGCGTGGATGGCGCGGGAGGCGCAGGCGAAGGTGAATGAGGTCTTCGCCATCGAGACGGACGCAGGGGTAAGAAGTTGCCGGGTGACTGGTATCGACGGGAACCGGTATGAGATGGCCAGTGATATGGGCGTGCCGGTGGTAACGGAGCGCCAAGTGGTGCTGGCGAGTGGAGCGGTGATTCACGGCGCTGTGGTGTCGATGGGGAATCCGCACTACGTGATCTTTGTTCGGGATGATGGTTTTTCAATCGATGGCGTGGGCTGGGCATCGATCGGGCGCGAAATTTGCTTTCATCCCGACTTTCCAGAGCAGACGAATGTGGAGGTTGTCCGGACAGTCAGTCAAGGGGAGATCGAGATAAGGATCTTCGAACGCGGCGTAGGGCCAACGACGTCTTCGGGTACGGGAACCTGTGCTGCGTCGGCTGCTTCGATTGCCCTTCGCGGGCTGGATTCCGCATTGTCAGTCACTGCTCCCGGGGGCGCTCAGGCGGTGAACTGGCGCGGAGGATCAGCGGAGATGACACTGACCGGACCGGCGGAGCTGATCTGCATTGGAGAGGCTTTTTGA
- a CDS encoding MgtC/SapB family protein: MTIQQNGHMLSFSNLEQVTLTSGVAARLLIAALFGGLIGLDRELHQKPSGIRTNLLICFAASLFTFLSPIIAGENGSNKGQIASNIVQGIGFLGAGLILQNRYRVSGLTSAATVFAVASIGMACGAGLYAPATLATGVVLVALEGVGMLEKKFNVKLYLRIYEVRGKDSSEMERAILKAMDQEGRHLGDLERSTVGGLVRATFTAQATTKGHATLKKILKDCACIDEVLSFHSSEDD; encoded by the coding sequence ATGACGATTCAGCAAAACGGACATATGCTGAGCTTCAGCAATCTGGAGCAGGTGACATTGACCAGCGGGGTGGCAGCGAGGTTGTTGATCGCGGCTCTTTTCGGCGGCCTCATCGGACTCGATCGCGAGCTTCATCAGAAGCCCTCCGGCATCCGGACGAATCTGCTGATCTGTTTCGCGGCGTCCCTGTTTACCTTTCTCTCCCCAATCATCGCGGGAGAAAATGGCTCGAACAAAGGTCAGATCGCTTCGAATATCGTTCAGGGGATCGGTTTCCTCGGTGCTGGACTCATTCTGCAGAATCGCTACCGAGTGAGTGGACTAACGAGCGCGGCGACAGTCTTTGCGGTGGCCTCGATCGGCATGGCGTGTGGTGCTGGACTCTACGCTCCCGCAACCCTGGCCACAGGAGTTGTGCTCGTGGCGCTGGAAGGCGTGGGCATGTTGGAAAAGAAATTCAACGTGAAGCTCTACTTGCGGATCTACGAGGTGCGGGGAAAGGACTCTTCAGAGATGGAGCGGGCGATCCTCAAGGCCATGGATCAGGAGGGCCGACACCTGGGTGATCTGGAGCGGAGTACCGTCGGCGGCCTGGTACGAGCGACTTTCACCGCCCAAGCGACGACCAAAGGTCACGCCACACTAAAAAAAATTCTAAAGGACTGCGCATGCATCGATGAGGTGCTGAGCTTCCATAGTTCTGAGGACGATTGA
- a CDS encoding lysophospholipid acyltransferase family protein: protein MISSLTLLLTYIVLAIPAAVVGIPWTLITGNISLLYRWSMWIVRTGVRLARIRVEVTGRELVPAHTACIFMSNHVSNLDPPILLPLIPGRTSVFLKRSLMKIPVLGYGMKLGDFIPVDRDGRLESAKESVRFGARVLASGVHVMTFVEGTRSRTGKMLPFKKGPFYLAIESGAPVVPISIWGTEGMMKKGGLTITPGVAHVRFHAPLWPKDFTSRENLLAAVRQAMASGLPEWMRSEELVSSASKR, encoded by the coding sequence ATGATCTCTTCGCTTACGCTGTTGCTCACCTACATTGTCCTCGCGATTCCAGCCGCGGTGGTGGGGATTCCGTGGACGCTGATCACCGGGAACATCTCGTTGCTCTATCGCTGGTCGATGTGGATCGTGCGGACCGGCGTTCGACTGGCGCGTATTCGGGTCGAAGTCACCGGCAGGGAACTGGTTCCCGCGCACACCGCTTGTATCTTCATGTCCAACCATGTCTCGAATCTCGATCCCCCCATCCTGTTGCCCTTGATTCCTGGCCGCACTTCAGTCTTTTTGAAACGATCGTTAATGAAGATCCCGGTGCTCGGCTACGGCATGAAGCTAGGAGATTTCATTCCTGTCGACCGCGACGGCAGGTTGGAGAGTGCAAAGGAGAGTGTGCGTTTCGGAGCTCGAGTGCTGGCTTCGGGCGTGCATGTGATGACTTTTGTCGAAGGCACCCGATCGCGCACCGGCAAGATGCTGCCATTCAAGAAGGGGCCCTTTTACCTGGCAATCGAGTCGGGCGCGCCGGTCGTTCCAATTTCGATCTGGGGCACAGAAGGAATGATGAAAAAGGGCGGTTTGACGATCACGCCGGGGGTGGCCCATGTGCGGTTCCATGCTCCGTTGTGGCCCAAAGATTTCACGAGCCGAGAGAACTTACTGGCGGCGGTGCGGCAGGCGATGGCTTCGGGATTGCCGGAGTGGATGCGGAGTGAAGAGCTGGTTTCGTCGGCGTCGAAACGTTAA
- a CDS encoding S66 peptidase family protein translates to MTSSCSNPSMVKPPRLQPGSRIAVIAPASSAKSERIELGMEALRKLGYEAVEGRHLRGRSPQYFSGTVQERLEDLHHAFGDASIAAIICSRGGYGSNYLLENIDLSLISKNPKPWFGYSDMTVLQNLLLDRTGLVSFHGPMVAADFCREDGVHRPSFDAAVAGGATSVGSAEGLRALRPGHASGTLYGGCLSMIVSALGTPFAAETEGKLLFLEDIGVKPYQVDRMLRQLILAGKLDGVSGIIFGEMLDCASPGADPDLLEAMILRVLDWFEGPIAIGLRSGHVSRDNVTLPFGIQAELKLSVDAGEDKPMLRFLEPAVRN, encoded by the coding sequence ATGACCTCTTCCTGCTCGAATCCGTCGATGGTGAAACCTCCCCGGCTCCAGCCTGGGTCCCGGATCGCGGTAATCGCTCCGGCCAGTTCGGCAAAATCGGAGCGCATCGAGCTAGGCATGGAGGCCCTTCGCAAGCTTGGCTACGAAGCAGTGGAGGGACGGCATCTCCGCGGCCGTTCGCCTCAGTACTTTTCGGGAACAGTCCAGGAGCGGCTGGAGGACCTTCACCATGCATTCGGCGACGCTTCAATCGCTGCGATAATTTGTAGCCGCGGCGGTTACGGATCCAATTACTTACTGGAAAATATCGATCTGTCCTTGATCAGCAAGAACCCCAAGCCCTGGTTCGGGTACAGCGATATGACCGTTTTGCAAAATCTGCTGCTCGATCGGACGGGTCTGGTGTCCTTTCACGGTCCGATGGTTGCGGCCGATTTTTGCCGTGAGGATGGAGTTCATCGGCCAAGTTTTGACGCGGCGGTTGCGGGTGGCGCCACTTCAGTGGGAAGTGCCGAGGGGTTGAGGGCGCTGCGTCCGGGGCATGCTTCGGGAACCCTCTACGGCGGATGCTTGAGCATGATTGTTTCTGCGCTCGGCACTCCCTTTGCGGCGGAGACGGAAGGCAAGCTGCTCTTCCTTGAAGACATCGGGGTGAAGCCTTATCAGGTCGACCGAATGCTGCGGCAATTGATTCTAGCGGGGAAACTGGATGGCGTGAGTGGGATCATCTTTGGTGAGATGCTGGATTGCGCGTCACCAGGGGCCGATCCGGACTTGCTGGAGGCGATGATCCTGCGGGTGCTGGACTGGTTTGAGGGGCCGATTGCGATCGGTTTGCGGTCCGGACATGTGTCGAGAGACAATGTGACGCTGCCATTTGGCATCCAAGCGGAGCTGAAGTTGAGTGTAGATGCGGGAGAGGATAAGCCGATGCTGCGGTTTCTCGAACCGGCGGTACGGAATTGA
- the mpl gene encoding UDP-N-acetylmuramate:L-alanyl-gamma-D-glutamyl-meso-diaminopimelate ligase, whose protein sequence is MQAAKHIHLIGICGTAMASLAGMLQLKGYRVTGSDMAAYPPMSDFLRELGIAVAEPFSQKNLEPAPDLVIVGNALSRGNAEVEYVLDRRLPFTSMAAITHDEFIAGHESLVVAGTHGKTTTTSMLAWIYEVASRRRAELVPSFLIGGIAENFGSSFQLRNGRIFIIEGDEYDTAFFDKGPKFMHYFPDALILTHVEFDHADIYRDLEAVQTAFKRLVNLVPGRGRIVAFDGTKNVTECVANAFCPVERYGFMAGSYWQLKDLVQREGHTTWSVLRGGEAWGSFTLPMAGEHNALNATAAAALAFGQGVELAAIEEALRTFASVKRRLEVKDVIDGVTIVDDFAHHPTAIRETLRALRASYAGARLWVVLEPRSNTLRRNVFERELVEALGLADEIILAGVFKQESIPEKERLHPEAILRGLQEAGHRAELHASANEIVDAIAPRLKKGDVVAILSNGGFDGIYEKLPSRLKEAMRVAP, encoded by the coding sequence ATGCAAGCGGCAAAACATATTCATCTCATTGGTATTTGCGGTACAGCCATGGCGTCACTGGCGGGGATGCTGCAGCTGAAGGGGTATCGAGTGACGGGATCCGACATGGCCGCTTATCCGCCGATGTCCGACTTCCTGCGCGAGCTTGGCATCGCGGTCGCGGAGCCTTTTTCGCAGAAGAACCTTGAGCCTGCTCCTGATCTGGTGATCGTCGGCAACGCCCTGTCGCGAGGGAATGCAGAGGTCGAATATGTCCTGGACCGGCGGCTTCCATTTACTTCGATGGCAGCGATTACTCATGACGAGTTTATCGCCGGCCACGAGTCGCTGGTCGTGGCAGGGACCCACGGAAAAACGACGACGACCAGCATGCTGGCCTGGATCTATGAAGTTGCTTCGCGGCGGCGGGCTGAGCTTGTTCCCTCATTTCTGATCGGCGGCATTGCGGAGAACTTCGGATCGAGCTTTCAGTTGCGGAATGGGCGAATCTTCATTATTGAAGGAGATGAGTACGACACTGCATTCTTCGACAAAGGGCCGAAGTTCATGCACTACTTTCCGGACGCGCTGATCCTCACCCATGTCGAGTTCGACCACGCGGATATCTACCGCGATCTGGAGGCAGTCCAGACGGCTTTCAAGAGGCTCGTAAATCTGGTTCCCGGGCGCGGAAGAATTGTGGCTTTCGATGGAACCAAGAATGTAACGGAGTGTGTGGCAAATGCCTTTTGTCCGGTGGAGCGTTACGGCTTCATGGCTGGCTCCTATTGGCAGTTGAAGGATTTGGTTCAGAGAGAGGGGCACACAACCTGGAGCGTACTTCGCGGGGGTGAGGCGTGGGGTTCATTCACGTTGCCGATGGCGGGCGAACATAATGCTTTGAATGCGACGGCAGCAGCGGCGCTGGCCTTTGGACAAGGCGTTGAATTAGCCGCGATTGAAGAGGCCTTGCGGACCTTCGCCAGCGTCAAGCGGCGGCTCGAGGTGAAGGACGTCATCGATGGAGTGACAATTGTCGATGACTTCGCTCATCATCCGACCGCGATCCGTGAAACGCTGCGGGCCTTGCGGGCTTCTTACGCAGGCGCGCGTCTGTGGGTCGTGCTCGAGCCACGCTCGAATACGCTCCGGCGGAACGTCTTCGAACGCGAGCTAGTGGAGGCGCTCGGGCTGGCGGACGAGATCATCCTGGCTGGAGTGTTCAAGCAGGAGAGCATTCCGGAAAAGGAAAGGCTACATCCTGAAGCAATCCTGCGCGGCTTACAAGAGGCGGGCCATCGCGCCGAGCTGCACGCAAGCGCCAATGAGATCGTCGACGCGATAGCACCCCGATTGAAAAAAGGCGACGTCGTGGCGATATTGTCGAACGGGGGCTTTGACGGGATTTACGAGAAGCTCCCTTCCCGCCTGAAAGAGGCAATGCGCGTCGCGCCATGA
- a CDS encoding slipin family protein gives MGSIPALVFVVIVVLYLISSINILREYERGVVFRLGKVQVPAKGPGIVFVLRPLDQIVRVSLRQEVLEVPPQDVITRDNVTLKVNAVITLRVLDPIRAVIEVANYVYQTSQFAQTTLRSVLGEVELDGLLSHRDQLNQRIQTIIDQRTEPWGVKVVSVEVKQVDLPESMLRAMAKQAEAERDKRSKIIHAEGEFNAAQTLVDAAALMATQPMTLQLRYLQTLAEIGIEKNTTIVFPLPLELLTLFNKSINRAAAADITPIVIPEEHA, from the coding sequence ATGGGCAGTATTCCCGCACTTGTCTTCGTTGTGATCGTCGTGCTGTACCTGATCAGCTCGATCAATATCTTGCGGGAATACGAACGCGGGGTGGTCTTTCGTCTGGGTAAAGTTCAAGTCCCCGCCAAGGGCCCCGGCATTGTCTTCGTTCTACGTCCGCTCGATCAGATTGTGCGTGTTTCCCTGCGCCAGGAAGTCCTCGAAGTTCCACCTCAAGACGTCATCACCCGCGACAACGTCACCCTCAAGGTCAACGCCGTCATCACCTTGCGCGTGCTCGATCCTATTCGCGCCGTCATCGAAGTCGCCAACTACGTCTACCAGACTTCGCAGTTCGCGCAGACCACCTTGCGCTCGGTCCTCGGCGAAGTCGAACTTGATGGTCTACTCTCCCATCGTGACCAGCTCAATCAGCGGATCCAAACCATCATCGACCAGCGCACGGAGCCCTGGGGAGTCAAAGTGGTGAGCGTCGAGGTCAAGCAGGTTGACCTTCCTGAATCGATGCTGCGCGCGATGGCCAAGCAGGCCGAGGCCGAACGCGATAAACGCTCGAAGATCATCCACGCCGAAGGCGAGTTCAATGCGGCCCAGACGCTGGTCGACGCTGCCGCGCTGATGGCCACCCAACCCATGACCCTGCAGCTCCGCTATCTGCAAACATTGGCCGAAATTGGAATTGAGAAAAACACCACCATCGTCTTTCCGCTTCCGCTTGAACTGCTGACCCTGTTCAATAAATCGATCAATCGTGCGGCGGCGGCCGACATCACGCCCATCGTGATCCCTGAGGAGCATGCATGA